The proteins below come from a single Eucalyptus grandis isolate ANBG69807.140 chromosome 3, ASM1654582v1, whole genome shotgun sequence genomic window:
- the LOC104437629 gene encoding aspartate aminotransferase, chloroplastic, with product MASAMLSFASAPASLSVHENLKGKAKIGSANFRSSVPERNPFAKTKHFGRVSMSVAVNVSRFEGITMAPPDPILGVSEAFKADTDERKLNLGVGAYRTEELQPYVLKVVKNAENLMLERGENKEYLPIEGLAAFNKATAELLFGADNPVIKQQRVATVQGLSGTGSLRLAAALIERYFPGAKVLISSPTWGNHKNIFNDARVPWSEYRYYDPKTVGLDFEGMIADIKDAPEGSFILLHGCAHNPTGIDPTPEQWEKIADVIQKKNHIPFFDVAYQGFASGSLDADAGSVRLFASRGMELLVAQSYSKNLGLYAERIGAINVVCSTADAATRVKSQLKRLARPMYSNPPVHGAKIVANIVSDPALFNEWKAEMEMMAGRIKNVRQKLYDSLSAKDKSGKDWSFILKQIGMFSFTGLSKTQSENMTNKWHVYMTKDGRISLAGLNLAKCEDLADAIVDSYHNVS from the exons ATGGCCTCCGCAATGCTCTCTTTTGCTTCGGCTCCGGCTTCACTGTCAGTGCACGAAAATCTCAAG GGGAAAGCAAAGATTGGAAGTGCCAATTTCAGAAGTAGTGTGCCAGAGAGAAACCCATTTGCCAAAACTAAG CATTTTGGTCGGGTATCTATGAGTGTTGCTGTTAATGTTTCTCGATTCGAGGGCATAACAATGGCCCCTCCCGACCCTATTCTTGGGGTGTCTGAAGCCTTTAAAGCAGACACGGATGAAAGGAAGCTCAACCTTGGAGTCGGGGCATATCGGACGGAAGAATTGCAGCCTTATGTGCTTAAAGTTGTCAAGAAC GCTGAGAATCTCATGCTGGAGAGAGGGGAAAACAAAGAG TATCTGCCAATTGAAGGTTTGGCCGCATTTAATAAAGCAACTGCAGAGTTATTGTTTGGAGCAGACAACCCAGTGATAAAGCAACAGAGA GTTGCAACCGTTCAAGGTCTTTCAGGCACTGGTTCCCTTAGGCTGGCTGCTGCTCTTATTGAGAGGTACTTTCCTGGAGCAAAGGTGTTGATATCATCTCCGACTTGGG GAAACCACAAGAATATTTTCAATGATGCTAGAGTTCCATGGTCTGAATACCGATATTACGACCCAAAGACAGTGGGCTTGGATTTTGAAGGGATGATCGCTGACATTAAG GATGCGCCAGAAGGATCTTTTATCTTGCTCCATGGCTGTGCTCACAACCCAACTGGCATTGATCCAACCCCTGAACAGTGGGAAAAGATTGCCGATGTCATTCAAAAGAAGAATCATATACCTTTCTTTGATGTTGCTTACCAG GGATTTGCAAGTGGAAGCCTTGACGCTGATGCTGGATCAGTGAGACTGTTTGCTTCTCGAGGCATGGAGCTTCTGGTGGCTCAGTCTTACAGTAAGAATCTGGGTCTTTACGCGGAGAGAATTGGAGCAATCAATGTTGTCTGCTCAACTGCAGATGCAGCAACAAG GGTGAAGAGCCAACTGAAGCGGCTTGCTCGGCCAATGTATTCTAATCCTCCTGTCCATGGGGCTAAGATTGTCGCAAACATTGTCAGTGATCCAGCTCTATTCAACGAATGGAAGGCAGAAATGGAAATGATGGCCGGAAGGATCAAGAATGTGAGACAAAAGCTATATGACAGCCTCTCTGCCAAGGACAAGAGCGGGAAGGATTGGTCATTCATACTCAAGCAGATTGGCATGTTCTCATTTACAGGCTTGAGCAAAACACAG AGCGAGAACATGACAAACAAGTGGCATGTGTACATGACAAAGGATGGAAGGATCTCCTTGGCTGGACTAAATTTGGCCAAGTGTGAGGATCTTGCAGATGCCATCGTAGATTCATATCACAATGTCAGTTGA